From the genome of Rattus rattus isolate New Zealand chromosome 6, Rrattus_CSIRO_v1, whole genome shotgun sequence:
AtttatgatactctgttatgctttcagacagaaacctagcataactgtctttgGAAAGCCTTCATCCAGCAGCGGATTTAGGGAGatggagagacccacagccaaacatcagagacctggctgtcttgtggaagagtaggggatAGCAACTCATaagggtcaaggataccacaagccCCATACAATCAACTAACTTGGGACCATGGGGACTTacagagcctgggccaccaactAGGGAACATGAGGAGCTGAATCTAAagcccctacacatttgtagccaATGTGTGTCTTAGTGTACAAGTGGTTCACCTAACAAGTGGAATGGGAGCAGTCTTGGTCTATGCTTGCTGCCATTCAATCCCCTTCTTCCATCTTTGAACTGCCTGGtagggcctcagtgggagaggaggtgcctagaCTTTCTAAGGCTAGATGTTCCAGTTTGATGTGggtttcccttctctgaggagaagggtagggagcaatgggggaagggatctgaaagggctggagagaagaaagggtggTTGTGATCAAgcgaaataaaaataagtgagaaTAAATAAGTGACGGTTCATACACGAGAGGGTGTAGGACAGGGGACATTCCTCCATTACTgatgggagtgaaaacttgtaacTCACTATGGAAATGTGGAAATATTGTGTCTTCTCCAAAAATTAGGAATTGTTCTACTtcaataccattcttgggcacaTACCTCACAGACATGTCACCCCACCACAAGGGTATTTGCTCATTATAGCTTTCTTATAACAGCCAGAACTTGGAAACAACCTTGTCTTGCCACCAAaatcagataaagaaaatgttgtccatatatacaatggaatattattcagctgtttaaAACCatgacaactttttaaaaaatattaaatagtatATTAAATTAtcataatatagaaataaaagcaaatgaaaagttAAAGCAAAAATCACCCTTtaatgaaacaaacacacacaaaaactcccaaaaagcaaacaaacaaaaacaaacaaacaaaaatcccctaaGATATTGATCAGCTCTATTCTAGATCCTTTAGCATTGGTGTTTGACAGGTAAAGATCAGGTTATGCTGGAATCTTATCAGTTTGTTGCCATTTAGGAAAGAACTGAGTGTAGATTAAAGAAGAACAGAATATCTTTTGCAGTTGTATTCACTTAAGagttttccttctctgtaaacCAGGGACTGCTGCTGGCCTTGTTCACATTTTTGGGGCATAGGAGAAGTCTAAGTAGGATTTTGCATGTACCTAAGATTCCTCAGTTTCTAAACTCTGTGTAATGACTGTCCAAACTTCATAGTAATATCCAGCGGTGTAGATGTTTGGGGTCAAAAAACAGAACTCTGAGCTCTGCCATGGAAGATGAGGCTAAATACGTCCAAGACTATCCATTACTACTTGTTCTAATGGAAGTCGTTGCTGCAGAAATTCAGTGCCCTGACAGTTAATTTTGACTACCAATTTGACACATTCTCGGATCAACTAAAAAAAGAGGTAAGGCAAAGGAATAACCCATTTGCATGTTTGTGGGAGAATATTTTGAGTGCTTTTTGAGGTAGGGAGgaccagtccattgtgggtgatgcaATTCCTGGGCATGTGATCCAAACACTATAAGAGTAGATAACAGAAGCTGAGATCACGCACAGAAAATGATATGTACTTTCACTGAATTGTGTATTAATTTGCACTGAATTATGAATGCAATGTGACCCATCTGAACTTCTGTCCTTAAATCCTGAAACTGAAATTAAATTAGAACAAGTGCTTTTACAGACATTTGGACACTACCTTAAACATACTGGTATTAAGGAAGACGTTGACAGAAATTTCTCAATGtctaaaaaatttatttttcataaaatatattgcatCAATATAATGCTCTTCGTTTCATTAAACACAAACAAGTGTTCTTTTCCTTGCTCgttgaaaacaacaaaaccctgctGAATTCCTGAGTAACCCAGAATGTTGACAAGAATATACATAACTCTCCCAAGACCAACAGCAAGTCACCATTGCTACAGAAAACAACCTACACAATTCATTGAACCTGGAGAAGGACTGCTGTAGCTTACATAGAGCCTTTGCTGCCAAGGGCTATCTAATTTGATACATGGAGATATTTTGTATGCTatgaacacagaaacacagacatcaAGTCAGCCACAAACCTTTCAATCCATAATGTTGTCCTTCTGCATTCCAGCACATAGCTTGTTTAAAAACTTATCTTTGAAGTTGTGTCTCTTTACTcaactggttctctctttctctcactctctctgctcCCACAGGGTGCCAAcagcctccctgctctctctttctaccttctctgACCCCCCTTCTCTGCTCTCATCACACTGcttgtgtttgtctgtctataccccatttctccctcctcttcccccaaataaattttctttataacaacaacaacaacaacaacaacaacaacaacactcaaCTGATAAGAAGAATGATTTACAATGAAAACTACCCTTAAAGCTAAAAGGCTAAAGAGATGATGCGGAAACACAGGCAGTAAAGAATATTTCACTTTATTGACATAATGACTGCAGAGGGATTGGAGAGCTCTAGTTGGCAGCAATGGTGTCCTGAATCCAGTCCACATAGTTGCAGACCTTGGTGTACACACCAGGATTATCTGGCAGGGCACAGCCATAGCCCCAGGAGACAATGCCCTGCAGCTCTCCATTACAGACCACAGGGCCACCAGAGTCACCCTagggaaaagaggaacacagTGCATGAGGAAAGGCATGTGAAAGAGGACTGCCTACAGTAAACTGTTTCTTCCcacttcctccatttctttttctccatagtTGATCTGCTATCCTTACTACTGTGTTGAAATCCAAAGGAGACACCTTTCTCTATAGTACCATCACAGCACACTTTCTGCATCCTAACACTAAGCTTTGAAGCCCCAGCCCGAAGAGAACAGAGGTCTGTATAAGTGAAGGGTGGCAGTCACCTGGCAGGAATCCTTGCCTCCCTCTAGGAAGCCAACACAGACCATGTTGTCAGTGATCTTTCCAGGGTAGGAGGCTTCACAGTCAGCTTGGGGCAGCAGTGGGGCATCCAGGCACTGGAGCAGATCAGGATCATTGActgtgaggaaagaaaaagaatgatgaCTCCTTTATCCAGACAACAATCTAGTGTTGAACCAGCTGGCAAGCAATGGACTATTCCCTAAGATAAGAACTCCCACTTAGAAACTGGCTCTTTTATTCCAGAATATTCACAGCGGATATCCTTCATACCTGGCCAGAATTCTGgggatcagctctctctctctctctctctctctctctctctctctctctctctctctgtgtgtgtgtgtgtgtgtgtgtgtgtgtgtgtgtgtgtgtaaatgtgtactGGTACTGAGTATTTATAGTTTAGGCAGCAGGGCAATAATTTCAGAGATGGGCACAATTGCAGTGTATACATAAAAGAGAAGTTCTAAGTGACATGTCCTACTCACCACCGAAGCTGAGGGTGTTGCCCCAGCCAGAGATGaggcactgagtgcctgcaggtGCACAGGAGCTGGGCAGAGCCACAGTGGCCACTCGAGCATTAAGTTTCACAGGGGAAGAGAGCTTGATCAGCATGATGTCATTGTTCAGGGTCTTCCTATCGAAGTTGGGATGCTTGATGATCTTGGCAGCATTGACAAACTGCTCATTGCCCTCAAGGACATTGATGTTGTGCTCTCCCAGTCTCACTTGGATGCGGCTGTTGGGAAAAGAAGTAATgccatagtattttttttttctatgactgAAGACATCACAACTTTCTGAAGCCCCTTGCTCTCTTGTGTCTATGAATATTTCAAAACTCTTGCTGAAGTTATCACACTCTCCTCTTTTTCAGAGAGAGATGGTGTACAGGGGCTGAACAACTGCTGTATACATTGCTCCTTTTAATCTGCCTCTAGTATCCTGGGCTATGGAACTAAGAGGTCATTTGAAGCCACTGTGTCATAGTCACTACACACAGGAACTTTTAATCCCCATTTACCTTTGGAAGAATGCTTCACTTTTACATTTCAATAGACGGGTTAATATGTGGTACCTGAGCCTTCATAGTGGGATTCTGAGGCTCTGTAAGAGGTTCATTTCCTTTTACTGACTTCTCCCCGTCTTCCAAGTCTCAGTCTAGACCATCAGGCTATTCAGTCTATTATTTAACAACATCCTTTTATAATTCTAACCCATAGTCTGATAGCCCATTTTGGGTATCATCCCCTAATAGAGTATAAAAAtaacaggtgaagaaaatgaatgattaaaacctgtatcttttgaaaactttgaTATAATTTTTTTGCTGTAGGACTTAGACACACAGTTGTGAAAATCTTTGATGCtgtttgcattcatttttatAGTGAGAAAATAAACCTGTCTTCCTTTCAAGATGTACTTTTCATATCTCATTTTtacttgtttctgtgtttgttaattatttatttgtttacttatcaTTCTGATGTATGTTCAGGTCTGATACCTTCTGGTATCAAATTGACCATGAGTGTTCTATGCATAGTGAAATTATTTGCAATtggaagttttaaaaagtttacaaATTGTTCACACTCACTGAAAATTGAGTTTATTGCCCTGATATAAAGAATACACAGTCACtatttgtgaatgtgtttgtgtgacttCATGTTTAGTTCTTTCTATTCTAAAATCACCTTTCCTTGCTTTGGTTTTGTCTACCCTTAATTTAGTTTGGATGGCTTATGTGTTGAAAGACTTCCTGTTCTGTTCAAACTCGTGAAAATATTACAGTAAGTAATCTCTCTGCTCTGACTATTCCCGTTCACCCTATGCCTTTAATTACTGCCTGATCTTATACTATACCCATAGAAACAACAAATGTGTGTTCTATACAGTCAGGTCCATCACTTACGACTTATAGCAGTGAGCTGCAGACACCACCCACTGGTCATTGATGAGGGAACCTCCACAGAAGTGGTAGCCAGAGTTCAGGGACACTTGGTAGGGAACAGAATTCTCTTGACAGGTGTATCCTCCAACGATCTTGTCATCATCATCCACAGGAAAAGCAACTTGAATTAAAATGAGAAGACCATTGAGAAAGCAATTCATCAAGGTCCTGGAAGGTGGAGTCCTCAGCTTTCAGCTAAGTAGGGATCTTTAAAGAGTAAAATATCTGGAAGCTAGAAGGTATCACTGCATTCCCAAAAGGCATAGGACAGTTTGTCCAACGGTGAACAGTAACACTACAGTACAATAGAAAAACACGTTGCAGTTGACTGCATTCTGATGGGTTGCCAGGGATGGGGCAAGTGATGCTTACACAGCATGCAGTAGCAATAGGGTCTAGTGATGGTTGTCTAATCCACTCTCTGAATTGATCACAATTTCTTCAATCATTGACACCTGTGGCTAACAGTGCTTAAGGTGTTTAGGGAGGTtggaattattttagaaaaagtcGTGGGTATGTAGAGATTTATGTACCCACAAGCTTTTATAGGTCAAGTTTATATATTAGTGACACATAGAGATCAGGTCTTATGTAGGATAGAGGGATGtaatgttattttattcatttacctttccatttatttttgattCATAGATAAAATTCCCTAATCacagcctcttcctcctttctaatTCTTCCTTGAAAAATCTTTCCTCACCATCTCCTCTTTCCCTCAGAAAAAGGGAGTTCCCCTTGGGTATCTCCTCACCTGGGGATCTTGACCCAGAAAGACTAGGcctattctctcccactgaggaccaGCCAGGTAGTCCAGGCATGAGGAAGGGGATTCATTGGCAGCAGACAGAGATTAATTCTAATTCCCCCTTTTTAGGGGCCTCACAAgagaccaagctacacatttgCCACAAATGTATAGGGGTTCTAGGTCCAGCTCATGCATGTTCCCTGGCTGGTAACCCAGGCTCTATGAATCCCCAtcgttccaggttagttgatattattaccaaagattattgatttttaatttgattGCATGTTTATTAGTCTTAAAATcactttgatatttaaaatatgtgtgtgtgtgtgtgtgtgtgtgtgtatctataatAGAAACGTCCTTCCTAATATCAAGTCTCTGCCCCAGACACATAAGGTAAGAAATTTAAGATATTAATTGACATAAGTCATGTAAGAAAGGTTATGGCAAGCGAGTGAGTTCTCAGGTGATGGTCCATCATTTTGCATGGCAGCAATCAGTAAGCAGTGAGGGGTGTAGACccaagagactttgtctcaggaTTGTTCCTtgctgctgatatgcctttcctgccataATTACATAGCCTAATGTTTCTTGGGAATCATCCTACCCTATTGGCAAATTTCCTCCCATCAACGTGAAGATAACCTTTCAAGAATTAATGCTGCTTAGTTGTATCAATGTCTTTATAGAATtactgatttgattcaaataatcttaggaagaaagtttaaggagatggtttcagttgttttgccagaaaggcATAATAAAGTTTGAATCAAGGATAAAA
Proteins encoded in this window:
- the LOC116902882 gene encoding anionic trypsin-2 isoform X1, with product MRALLFLALVGAAVAFPVDDDDKIVGGYTCQENSVPYQVSLNSGYHFCGGSLINDQWVVSAAHCYKSRIQVRLGEHNINVLEGNEQFVNAAKIIKHPNFDRKTLNNDIMLIKLSSPVKLNARVATVALPSSCAPAGTQCLISGWGNTLSFGVNDPDLLQCLDAPLLPQADCEASYPGKITDNMVCVGFLEGGKDSCQGDSGGPVVCNGELQGIVSWGYGCALPDNPGVYTKVCNYVDWIQDTIAAN
- the LOC116902882 gene encoding anionic trypsin-2 isoform X2, which produces MRALLFLALVGAAVAFPVDDDDKIVGGYTCQENSVPYQVSLNSGYHFCGGSLINDQWVVSAAHCYKSRIQVRLGEHNINVLEGNEQFVNAAKIIKHPNFDRKTLNNDIMLIKLSSPVKLNARVATVALPSSCAPAGTQCLISGWGNTLSFGGEYPDLLQCLDAPLLPQADCEASYPGKITDNMVCVGFLEGGKDSCQGDSGGPVVCNGELQGIVSWGYGCALPDNPGVYTKVCNYVDWIQDTIAAN